A single genomic interval of Saccharomyces eubayanus strain FM1318 chromosome IV, whole genome shotgun sequence harbors:
- the BAP2 gene encoding branched-chain amino acid permease BAP2, with protein MPLSEDFGSSGKKETSPDSISVRSFSAGNNLQSLTSEKSYSRDSTGNDKLIHRFVDSFKRAESSTTKTKQINENTSDLEEDVHSFTSDSNLKKSMKSRHVVMMSLGTGIGTGLLVANAKGLHYGGPAALVIGYVLVSFVTYFMIQAAGEMAVTYPTLPANFNAYSSIFVSKPFGFATVWLYCFQWLTVLPLELITASMTVQFWNDKINADIFILIFFVFLLFVHFFGVKAYGETEFIFNCCKILMIAGFIILSVVINCGGAGNDGYIGGKYWRNPGAFAGDSSASRFKNICYILVTAYFSFGGMELFALSVQEQENPRKSTPVAAKRSIYRILIIYLLTMILIGFNVPYNDDQLMGSGGSATHASPYVLAASIHGVKVVPHIINAVILISVISVSNSSLYAGPRLMCSLAQQGYAPKFLDYIDREGRPLRALIVCSIFGTVAFVAASSKEEVVFTWLAAIAGLSELFTWTSIMLSHFRFRQAMKVQGRSLDELGYKATSGIWGSAYGVFFNILVFIAQFWVALAPLGNGGKCSVESFFESYLAAPIWLAFYLGYMIYNRDFTFLNPLDKIDLDFHRRVYDPELMRQEDLENKERKKHMPLMKKAYLFWC; from the coding sequence atGCCATTATCAGAAGACTTTGGATCTTCTGGTAAGAAAGAAACCTCGCCGGATTCCATTTCGGTACGTTCCTTTAGTGCTGGGAACAACCTTCAGTCATTGacaagtgaaaaaagttaTTCCAGAGACTCAACCGGGAACGACAAACTTATACATAGATTTGTGGACTCATTTAAAAGGGCAGAAAGTAGCACTACAAAGACCAAGCAAATAAACGAGAACACTTCAGATTTAGAAGAGGATGTTCATTCCTTTACGTCGGACTCCAACTTGAAAAAGTCCATGAAATCCCGTCACGTCGTCATGATGTCGCTGGGGACAGGTATCGGTACGGGTCTTTTGGTTGCTAATGCTAAGGGTCTTCATTACGGTGGGCCAGCCGCATTGGTTATCGGCTATGTTTTAGTTTCCTTTGTCACATATTTCATGATTCAAGCTGCTGGTGAGATGGCTGTCACTTATCCGACTCTACCAGCAAATTTCAATGCATACTCCTCCATATTCGTCTCCAAGCCGTTTGGGTTCGCCACAGTATGGCTTTACTGTTTCCAATGGCTAACCGTTTTACCCCTAGAGTTAATCACCGCATCCATGACAGTTCAATTTTGGAACGATAAAATCAATGCTGATATTTTCATTCtaatcttctttgttttcttacTTTTCGTCCATTTCTTTGGTGTGAAAGCATACGGTGAGACAGAGTTTATTTTCAACTGTTGTAAAATTTTAATGATAGCGGGCTTCATCATTCTTTCCGTTGTCATTAACTGTGGTGGTGCCGGAAATGATGGTTACATTGGTGGCAAATATTGGCGTAATCCAGGTGCATTTGCTGGTGACTCTTCGGCTTCCAGGTTCAAAAACATTTGCTATATTTTAGTTACCGCCTATTTTTCGTTTGGTGGTATGGAATTATTTGCATTAAGTGTTCAAGAACAGGAGAATCCAAGAAAGTCGACCCCTGTGGCAGCTAAGAGAAGCATATACCGTATCCTCATTATCTACCTTTTAACTATGATTTTGATTGGGTTCAATGTTCCGTATAATGACGATCAATTGATGGGATCTGGCGGGTCCGCTACACACGCATCTCCCTATGTGTTGGCAGCCTCCATCCATGGTGTCAAAGTTGTTCCACATATTATCAATGCTGTTATTTTAATTTCTGTCATTTCAGTGTCCAACTCCTCCCTATATGCGGGCCCAAGATTAATGTGCTCTTTGGCCCAGCAAGGCTACGCACCCAAATTCTTAGATTACATCGACAGAGAGGGTAGACCATTAAGAGCTTTAATTGTGTGTAGTATTTTTGGCACCGTTGCGTTTGTCGCAGCCTCGTCCAAGGAAGAGGTCGTGTTTACATGGCTAGCAGCCATCGCAGGTTTGAGTGAACTATTCACCTGGACTTCCATCATGTTATCTCACTTTCGTTTTAGACAAGCAATGAAAGTACAAGGAAGATCTTTAGATGAGTTAGGATATAAAGCTACATCCGGTATTTGGGGTTCCGCATACGgggtcttcttcaatatcttGGTGTTCATTGCTCAATTCTGGGTGGCCTTGGCCCCCTTGGGTAATGGTGGTAAATGTAGTGTGGAGTCCTTTTTCGAGAGCTATCTGGCTGCTCCAATTTGGCTAGCTTTCTACCTCGGGTATATGATCTACAACCGCGATTTCACCTTTTTGAACCCCCTCGACAAGATCGATCTAGACTTCCACAGACGTGTTTACGATCCAGAGCTGATGAGacaagaagatttggaaaataaagaaagaaaaaaacacatgCCGCTAATGAAAAAGGCTTACCTTTTCTGGTGTTGA
- the TAT1 gene encoding amino acid transporter TAT1, whose amino-acid sequence MNDSDSLFVDETNPAPYAHGMHEKGHVEKEKKDFTVTENQDEGSEQQAKHQGPSGRSKLQKECKKFFDSFKRQLPPDHNSELESQEKNNLTKSIKSRHLIMISLGTGIGTGLLVGNGQVLGTAGPAGLVLGYGIASIMLYCIIQAAGELGLCYAGLTGNYTRYSSILVDPSLGFAVSVVYTIQWLTVLPLQLVTAAMTIKYWTNVNADIFVAVVFLFVIVINLFGSRGYAEAEFIFNICKILMVIGFVILAIVINCGGAGDKKFIGTKYWHNPGPFAHGFKGVCTVFCYAAFSYGGIEVLLLSAAEQENPTKSIPNACKKVVYRILLIYMLTTILICFLVPYNSDELLGSGSSSGSHASPFVIAVASHGVKVVPHFINAVILISVISVANSSLYSAPRLLLSLAEQGFLPKCLAYVDRNGRPLLCFLISLIFGCIGFVATSDAEEEVFTWLLAISSLSQLFIWMSMSLSHIRFRDAMAKQGRSMDEVGYRAQTGYWGSWLAVIIALFFLVCQFWVAIAPVSEHGKLNAKVFFQNYLAMPIVLFAYFGHKIYSKSWRFWIPADKIDLDSHRTIYVPPSLIETNKNEDDVLKEYETSESSENLNGSSSRKFFKRMVNFWC is encoded by the coding sequence ATGAACGACAGTGACAGTCTCTTTGTCGACGAGACCAATCCAGCTCCATATGCACATGGTATGCACGAGAAAGGGCATGTcgaaaaggagaagaaggacTTCACAGTGACTGAAAACCAAGACGAAGGATCGGAACAGCAAGCGAAACACCAAGGGCCGAGTGGGAGATCCAAACTACAAAAGGAAtgcaaaaaattcttcgattctttcaaaaggCAGCTTCCACCGGACCATAATTCTGAACTAGAGtcacaagaaaagaacaaccTGACAAAGTCCATCAAATCGCGTCATTTGATCATGATCAGTCTTGGTACAGGTATCGGTACGGGGCTGCTGGTCGGGAATGGCCAAGTACTCGGAACGGCGGGACCCGCCGGGTTGGTGCTTGGTTATGGTATCGCCTCTATTATGCTTTACTGTATCATCCAAGCTGCCGGTGAACTGGGTCTTTGTTATGCCGGGTTAACTGGTAATTACACCAGGTATTCTTCCATTTTGGTCGATCCTTCATTGGGGTTTGCCGTTTCCGTGGTTTATACCATTCAATGGTTGACCGTTCTGCCGTTGCAGTTGGTCACGGCAGCGATGACTATCAAATACTGGACCAACGTGAACGCAGATATCTTTGTTGCCGtggttttcctttttgtcATTGTCATCAACTTGTTTGGGTCCCGAGGCTATGCCGAAGCAGAATTCATCTTTAATATCtgtaaaattttgatgGTAATCGGATTCGTGATCCTGGCTATTGTCATCAACTGCGGTGGTGCAGGGGATAAGAAGTTTATCGGTACTAAATACTGGCACAATCCTGGTCCATTTGCTCACGGTTTCAAAGGTGTTTGTACTGTTTTTTGTTATGCCGCCTTCAGTTATGGTGGTATCGAAGTCCTCCTTCTATCAGCAGCTGAGCAAGAAAATCCAACAAAATCCATTCCAAATGCCTGCAAAAAAGTTGTGTATCGTATCTTGTTGATTTACATGTTAACAACcattttgatttgtttcCTGGTTCCATACAACAGTGACGAATTATTAGGCTCTGGGAGCTCCTCTGGGTCCCATGCATCTCCATTTGTCATTGCTGTTGCGTCCCACGGTGTCAAAGTCGTTCCTCACTTCATCAATGCTGTGATTTTGATCTCTGTTATCTCTGTGGCCAACTCTTCGTTATATTCTGCACCAAGGTTACTGCTATCTTTGGCAGAACAAGGATTTTTACCTAAATGCCTGGCGTATGTTGATAGAAACGGCAGACCtttgctttgttttctaatttCTCTTATCTTTGGGTGCATCGGATTTGTTGCCACTAGTGAcgctgaagaagaggttTTTACATGGTTATTAGCCATTTCCAGTCTTTCCCAATTGTTTATTTGGATGTCGATGTCCTTGTCACATATTAGATTCAGAGACGCCATGGCCAAGCAAGGCCGTTCAATGGACGAGGTGGGATACAGAGCTCAAACAGGCTATTGGGGCTCTTGGCTTGCAGTTATTATTGCGTTATTTTTCCTAGTTTGCCAGTTTTGGGTCGCCATCGCACCCGTTAGTGAACATGGGAAATTGAATGCTAAAGTGTTTTTTCAGAATTATCTGGCAATGCCTATTGTCTTGTTTGCCTATTTTGGCCACAAGATATACTCCAAATCGTGGAGGTTTTGGATTCCAGCCGACAAAATCGATTTGGACTCACACAGAACCATATACGTCCCGCCATCACTTATAGAGACCAACAAGAATGAAGACGATGTTCTTAAAGAATATGAAACTTCAGAGTCATCGGAAAACCTGAACGGCTCAAGTTcaagaaagtttttcaagagAATGGTCAATTTCTGGTGTTAA
- the ALG14 gene encoding N-acetylglucosaminyldiphosphodolichol N-acetylglucosaminyltransferase anchoring subunit ALG14 has protein sequence MSEVESAYNMNTAYLASLVLIVSAIYVVRLVTILPFFHTQSRVRKETRDEASVLRTQKLSKKPLKIFVFLGSGGHTGEMLRLLQNYKDLLLDQSIIYVGYSDQASRQKFCSLAQNFPRCQVKYYEFMKAREVKATLLQSVKTIIGTLVQSLVHVIRIRLSMCGSPHLFLLNGPGTCCIITFWLKTIELVLLFLDSSHIVYVESLARINTPSLTGKILYWVVDEFVVQWRELRDNCLPRSKWFGILV, from the coding sequence ATGTCGGAAGTCGAAAGCGCATATAATATGAACACGGCCTATCTGGCGTCTTTAGTACTGATCGTATCAGCTATATATGTCGTTAGACTAGTGACGATCCTGCCTTTTTTCCACACCCAATCAAGGGTAAGGAAGGAGACACGAGATGAGGCTAGTGTTTTGAGGACGCAGAAGTTATCAAAGAAGCCGCTCAAAATTTTCGTATTCCTGGGGTCGGGAGGCCATACGGGCGAAATGCTTCGTCTTTTACAGAATTACAAAGACCTTTTGCTAGACCAGTCGATTATATACGTAGGCTACTCTGACCAGGCCTCCAGGCAGAAATTTTGCAGCCTTGCGCAGAATTTTCCCCGCTGTCAAGTGAAATACTACGAGTTCATGAAGGCCCGAGAAGTGAAGGCGACTCTTTTGCAAAGTGTTAAGACTATCATAGGCACGTTGGTTCAGTCTCTTGTGCATGTGATTAGAATCAGGCTTTCCATGTGCGGCTCCCCGCACCTCTTCTTGTTGAACGGGCCCGGAACGTGCTGCATCATCACCTTTTGGCTGAAAACCATAGAACTCGTTCTACTTTTCTTGGATTCTTCCCACATCGTCTACGTGGAGTCGTTAGCAAGAATCAACACTCCTAGCCTGACGGGGAAGATACTGTACTGGGTGGTGGACGAGTTCGTCGTCCAATGGCGAGAATTAAGAGACAACTGTTTACCCAGATCCAAATGGTTTGGCATACTCGTTTAA
- the HSP26 gene encoding chaperone protein HSP26, protein MSFNSPFFDFFDNINNEVDAFNRLLGEGGLRGYAPRRQLTTGPGKDSTGKEIARPNNNGGALYDPRDDTLDDWFDNDLSLLPSNLSFPRSVAVPVDILDHDNNYELKVVVPGVKSKKDIDIEYHQNKNQILVSGEIPSSLNEESKDKVKVKESNSGKFKRVITLPDYPGVDADNIKADYASGVLTLTVPKLKPKKDGKNHVKKIEVSSQESWGN, encoded by the coding sequence ATGTCATTCAACAGTCCatttttcgatttctttgacaacatcaacaacgaAGTTGATGCCTTTAACAGATTGTTAGGTGAAGGCGGATTAAGAGGCTACGCGCCAAGACGCCAATTAACAACTGGTCCTGGTAAGGATTCGACAGGTAAGGAAATTGCTAGACCAAATAATAATGGTGGTGCTCTTTATGATCCAAGAGATGACACATTGGATGATTGGTTTGACAATGATTTGTCCTTGCTGCCATCCAATCTCAGCTTCCCCAGAAGTGTTGCTGTTCCAGTTGATATCTTGGATCACGATAACAATTACGAGTTAAAGGTGGTGGTTCCTGGTGTTAAGAGCAAGAAGGATATCGATATCGAATAccatcaaaacaaaaatcagaTTTTGGTTTCTGGTGAAATCCCATCTTCTTTAAATGAAGAAAGCAAGGATAAGGTCAAGGTTAAGGAGAGCAACTCTGGTAAATTCAAGAGAGTTATCACTTTACCAGATTACCCAGGTGTCGATGCTGATAACATTAAGGCAGACTATGCAAGCGGTGTGTTGACTTTGACTGTTCCGAAGTTGAAGCCTAAAAAGGATGGTAAAAACCACGTCAAGAAGATCGAAGTCTCGTCTCAAGAGTCATGGGGTAATTGA
- the RDH54 gene encoding DNA-dependent ATPase RDH54 → MQIPKFENKPFKPPRRVASNNSSQLKPTKTSSTPISRLNVTTHSKRNVPAETPLNVAKKPKILVSNQKVSYFTIMYRKPTTKKHKTWSGDGYATLKPDSTKMTFYNETGKLLGSSALPNDSGSIFETFFKVGSNEVQLDYELKDRIEIENAKQTLSQATGNSSSAAIDTTTIAPSANNIGGKFQMPLSQLFTLNTVKRFKSVTKQMNEHMTVPTNNVRNLQAKKYYPVFDVNKIDNPLVMNKSEDAEVDVIVDPLLGKFLRPHQREGVKFMYDCVMGLARPDTENQIIDCTSKSLVLENDSDINGCLLADDMGLGKTLMSITLIWTLIRQTPFASKVSRSQSGIPLSGLCKKTLVVCPVTLIGNWKREFGKWLSLSRIGVLTLSSKNSPDMDKMAVRNFLKVQRTYQVLIIGYEKLLSVSEELEKNKHLIDLLVCDEGHRLKNGTSKILNTLKSLDVSKKLLLTGTPIQNDLNEFFTIIDFINPGVLGSFASFKRKFIAPITRARDTANRYNEDVLEKGEEKSKEMIEITKRFILRRTNAILEKYLPPKTDIILFCKPYDQQILAFKDILQGARLDFGQLTFSSSLGLITLLKKVCNSPTLIGSDSYYNSHIKDTKSQGSYSRSLNSGKLKVLMTLLEGIRNSTKEKVVIVSNYTQTLDIIENLMNMAGMSHCRLDGSIPGKQRDSIVTSFNRNPAIFGFLLSAKSGGVGLNLVGASRLILFDNDWNPSVDLQAMSRIHRDGQKNPCFIYRLVTTGCIDEKILQRQLMKNSLSQKFLGDSETKSKGSSNDDLFNKEDLRDLFSVNINTKSNTHDLICSCEGLGDEIEELPENEQQEVIKPEKRSPTTWTSALELQKEMNEVDTKDVAKKSQSIRQCLANYKHIDPTRQDELFDEVITESFAALKDDITFAFVKPSEICLIEE, encoded by the coding sequence ATGCAGATACCAAAATTCGAAAATAAACCGTTCAAGCCTCCGAGAAGGGTTGCATCAAATAACAGCTCCCAACTTAAGCCAACCAAAACCAGCTCAACTCCCATATCTAGATTAAATGTTACGACccattcaaaaagaaatgtccCAGCAGAGACACCCCTGAATGTTGCTAAAAAGCCTAAGATTCTGGtctcaaatcaaaaagtcAGCTATTTTACTATCATGTATAGGAAGCCGACCACCAAAAAGCACAAGACTTGGAGCGGCGATGGTTATGCTACATTGAAACCTGATAGCACCAAGATGACATTTTATAATGAAACAGGAAAGCTTCTTGGGTCAAGTGCTTTACCAAATGACTCGGGTTCTATTTTTGagacatttttcaaagtggGTTCTAATGAAGTGCAGTTAGATTATGAGTTGAAGGATAGAAtagaaatagaaaatgCCAAACAAACTTTATCACAAGCAACCGGAAATTCTAGCTCGGCCGCCATAGATACAACAACCATAGCGCCTTCCGCGAACAATATTGGTGGCAAATTTCAAATGCCTTTGTCTCAACTATTTACGTTGAACACTGTGAAAAGGTTCAAGTCAGTAACAAAGCAAATGAACGAGCATATGACTGTACCAACTAACAACGTTCGAAATCTTCAAGCAAAGAAGTATTATCCAGTGTTCGATGTTAATAAAATTGATAATCCTTTAGTAATGAACAAAAGCGAAGATGCTGAAGTCGACGTGATCGTTGATCCTTTGTTAGGTAAGTTTCTACGTCCGCACCAAAGAGAAGGTGTGAAATTCATGTATGATTGTGTAATGGGTCTAGCGAGACCTGATACTGAAAATCAGATTATTGATTGTACTTCTAAAAGTTTAGTCTTGGAAAACGACTCAGATATCAACGGATGTCTATTGGCCGATGACATGGGGTTGGGTAAAACATTAATGAGTATAACCCTGATTTGGACACTCATAAGGCAAACGCCCTTTGCATCAAAAGTTTCACGTTCGCAATCAGGTATACCATTGAGTGGCCTCTGTAAAAAAACCCTAGTAGTTTGTCCTGTTACTTTGATAGGAAACTGGAAAAGAGAATTTGGCAAATGGTTGAGTCTGTCAAGAATCGGCGTTTTAACTTtgagttcaaaaaattcaccTGACATGGATAAAATGGCAGtcagaaattttttgaaggtgCAACGAACTTACCAAGTCCTAATTATTGGTTATGAAAAATTGCTAAGTGTTTCTGAAGAATTagagaaaaacaaacatcTTATCGACTTGTTGGTGTGTGATGAAGGGCATCgattgaaaaatggcaCTTCTAAAATCTTGAATACTTTGAAGAGCTTAGACGTAAGCAAAAAACTTCTGCTCACGGGCACTCCGATACAAAACGATCTTAATGAGTTTTTCACTATCATAGATTTCATAAACCCAGGAGTCCTAGGAAGCTTtgcttctttcaaaagaaaattcatTGCACCAATAACAAGGGCGAGAGACACCGCAAACAGATATAATGAAGACGTGTTGGAGAAAggggaagaaaaatcaaaggaGATGATAGAGATTACAAAAAGATTCATtttaagaagaacaaatgCGATTCTGGAAAAGTATCTTCCTCCCAAAACAGatataattttattttgtaaaCCGTATGATCAACAGATTTTGGCtttcaaagacattttACAAGGAGCACGATTAGATTTTGGACAATTAACATTCAGTTCTTCGCTAGGGCTCATAACTCTACTGAAGAAAGTTTGCAACTCTCCTACATTGATCGGGTCAGATTCATACTACAATTCGCATATAAAGGATACCAAATCCCAAGGAAGTTACAGTCGTTCCTTAAATTCTGGTAAATTAAAAGTTTTGATGACATTATTAGAAGGTATCAGAAACAGtacaaaggaaaaggtTGTTATTGTATCTAATTATACTCAAACATTAGATATAATTGAGAACTTGATGAACATGGCAGGAATGTCACACTGCAGGCTTGATGGCTCTATACCCGGCAAACAAAGAGATTCCATTGTCACATCTTTTAACCGGAATCCAGCAATATTCGGGTTCTTGTTGAGTGCAAAATCTGGAGGTGTGGGGTTGAATTTGGTTGGTGCTTCCCGGCTTATATTATTTGATAATGATTGGAACCCCTCGGTAGATCTACAAGCTATGTCGAGGATTCATAGAGATGGTCAAAAAAATCCATGCTTCATATACCGGTTGGTCACAACTGGATGCATCGATGAGAAAATTTTACAGAGGCAGCTAATGAAAAACAGTTTaagtcaaaaatttttgggaGACTcggaaacaaaaagtaaaggGTCCTCTAATGACGAtcttttcaacaaagaagatttaagggatttattttctgtcAATATAAATACCAAAAGCAACACGCATGATTTGATTTGTTCGTGTGAGGGTTTAGGAGATGAAATTGAGGAGCTTccagaaaatgaacaacaagaagtcATAAAACCGGAAAAGCGTAGTCCCACAACATGGACTAGCGCCTTGGAgttacaaaaagaaatgaatgAAGTAGACACCAAAGACGTTGCAAAAAAGTCACAGTCCATACGGCAGTGTCTTGCAAATTATAAACATATAGATCCAACAAGGCAAGATGAATTATTTGATGAGGTTATTACAGAATCTTTTGCAGCATTGAAAGACGATATCACATTTGCATTCGTCAAGCCTAGCGAAATATGTCTTATCGAAGAATGA
- the PFF1 gene encoding Pff1p, translated as MKLTNLFRSVLKYRKTNLSLLLLITYVVIAVLYVFDHEYYKFNLPKKDEQPEFNELLETAWTDLQTITASFHPYTSRDNDKVHDYLLSRVQEITKNVSFASISDDNDSKRSILFQQRDVFNASSDISRVIYFESSNILVKLEGQNPDQEGLLLSAHFDSVPTGHGATDDGMGVASLLANLEYHIRHRPDRTLIFNFNNNEEFGLLGASAYFNHPWSVLTKYVINLEGTGAGGKAVLFRTSDTSTAKIYQQSVRANPFGNSIYQQGFYSGYVRSETDYKVYEQNGMRGWDIAFYKPRNLYHTMRDSIQYTSKASLWHMLHTSLQLSSYVVSNSLDTEDQTPACYFDFIGQSFFVMSSKTLFYWNCVFLLISPIVVIGLYLISRDRMTWKSYSWLSWMRFPLSLLLGIVTEKIFSNVVTRINPLTFSRNYFWPLSVFFTEVLLANYIVINLLNRFSPCNDMKSLSINELFIILWVTLLFTSKMLYSSGYKYTGLYPLSVLFILTTGAAILRLLGSALRPKGGKGHGREFMDHHSGYSSHSQIDIEEENHEDTQQFQNQSASLQDEQTSIQEDNRSTTLSGAPLHVNDDQDTDSEPPQHDERAPLLKRSSHINNLPNTIEASSKPKYIDYAWIIQFLVIVPLSSFILFSSVDAIMDALNQTVQEGNKATLDIIKFGMMGSILIALPILPFFYKVNYMTILLTVLLFLISISKTLLEPPFTNNNPLKVRFSQNINLSHGDDANVHVLGREGNFLKPMLEDLPSIKHSFTPINCNTIANGMELCTYDGMRPNLLSSNWKTNISDMLKIHILHDSRNSTNRSPYEPIVAELLLEVKENRACTLSFNGKSHEKSPVREVTVYQGRSSTLQGSNTSKTIKCSSGIDELQLHKLDFDQESYRIGVQWFPKILTDNNIEDDNLDTKDELSVSISCYWGEYDSDSVVNGTAVRKIPAFDELLNYAPPAFSFTNEQKGLVIVQDAVTL; from the coding sequence ATGAAGTTAACGAATCTGTTCAGATCAGTCCTCAAGTACCGAAAAACAAATCTGAGCTTACTTTTGTTGATCACCTATGTTGTTATTGCAGTACTCTACGTTTTCGACCATGAGTATTATAAATTTAActtgccaaaaaaagatgaacaaCCCGAATTTAATGAACTGTTAGAAACGGCATGGACAGATTTACAAACTATTACAGCTTCTTTCCATCCGTATACGTCTAGAGATAATGACAAAGTTCATGATTACTTACTAAGCAGAGTTCAGGAGattacaaaaaatgtttCCTTCGCAAGCATTTCCGATGATAATGATAGTAAAAGATCGATACTATTTCAACAGCGGGACGTTTTCAATGCGTCCTCTGATATCTCAAGAGTGATTTATTTTGAATCTTCCAACATTTTAGTCAAGTTAGAGGGACAAAATCCCGACCAAGAAGGATTACTTCTATCAGCTCATTTCGATTCTGTGCCCACAGGCCACGGGGCTACGGATGACGGCATGGGTGTGGCTTCTTTATTGGCGAACCTCGAATATCATATCAGGCATAGACCGGACAGAACCTTAATCTTCAActttaataataatgaagagTTTGGCCTGTTGGGAGCATCGGCGTACTTTAATCATCCATGGTCCGTTCTAACTAAATACGTCATAAACTTAGAAGGAACTGGTGCTGGTGGTAAAGCAGTGTTGTTCAGAACATCCGATACTTCAACTGCAAAGATATATCAGCAATCGGTTAGAGCTAACCCATTTGGTAACTCTATTTATCAACAAGGTTTTTATAGTGGATATGTCAGAAGTGAAACGGACTACAAGGTTTATGAACAAAATGGCATGAGAGGTTGGGACATTGCATTTTATAAGCCCAGAAATCTTTATCATACCATGAGGGACTCTATACAGTACACTTCCAAGGCATCTTTATGGCATATGCTACATACCTCTTTGCAATTAAGTTCGTACGTGGTGTCTAATTCACTAGACACGGAGGATCAAACACCTGCTTGTTATTTCGATTTTATCGGACAGAGTTTCTTTGTTATGAGTTCCAAGACATTATTTTACTGGAATTGTGTATTTTTGTTAATTTCACCCATTGTCGTAATCGGCCTGTATCTAATTTCCCGGGATAGGATGACTTGGAAATCCTATTCTTGGCTTTCGTGGATGCGCTTTCCACTTTCATTGTTATTGGGTATTGTTactgaaaagattttctcCAACGTTGTAACACGTATAAACCCTTTAACGTTTTCGAGAAACTACTTTTGGCCTCTTTCAGTGTTTTTCACTGAAGTACTCTTGGCCAATTACATTGTAATCAATTTATTGAATCGCTTTTCCCCTTGTAACGATATGAAAAGTTTATCAATTAACGAACTGTTTATCATCTTATGGGTCACTTTATTGTTTACGTCGAAAATGTTGTATAGTTCTGGATACAAGTATACAGGCCTTTATCCACTCTCGGTATTGTTTATACTAACTACTGGGGCTGCTATATTGAGGCTGTTAGGATCTGCATTGAGGCCAAAAGGAGGAAAGGGGCATGGCAGAGAATTTATGGATCACCACTCTGGTTATAGCTCTCACTCTCAAATAGatatcgaagaagaaaaccacGAGGACACTCAACAGTTCCAAAATCAATCCGCATCGCTGCAGGACGAACAAACGAGTATACAAGAGGATAATCGATCAACCACTCTTTCTGGGGCGCCACTTCACGTTAACGATGATCAGGACACTGATTCAGAACCACCACAACATGATGAAAGGGCACCTTTATTAAAGAGATCCAGTCACATCAATAACCTACCAAATACTATAGaagcttcttcaaaaccaaaatacATCGACTATGCATGGATTATACAATTTTTAGTAATTGTACCATTATCGTCATTCATTCTGTTCAGTAGTGTGGATGCTATTATGGATGCGCTAAACCAAACTGTCCAGGAAGGGAATAAAGCTACACTTGACATAATTAAATTTGGGATGATGGGTAGTATTTTAATCGCACTACCAattttaccttttttttacaaagTCAACTATATGACTATATTATTGACTGTACtacttttcttgatttccaTATCAAAAACACTTTTGGAACCACCGTTCACAAATAACAATCCATTAAAGGTAAGATTCTCTCAAAATATTAATTTGTCCCATGGCGATGATGCTAATGTACATGTCCTaggaagagaaggaaattttttgaaaccaATGCTTGAGGATTTACCAAGTATAAAGCACAGCTTCACACCAATAAACTGTAATACTATTGCAAATGGAATGGAGCTTTGCACGTATGACGGAATGAGGCCAAACTTATTGAGCTCAAATTGGAAAACGAACATCAGTGACATGCTGAAGATCCATATTCTACACGATAGTCGAAATTCAACTAACAGATCCCCTTACGAACCAATAGTTGCGGAGCTGCTTCTGGAGGTGAAAGAGAATAGAGCATGCACGTTATCGTTTAATGGTAAGTCCCATGAAAAATCGCCTGTTAGAGAAGTTACAGTTTACCAAGGCAGAAGTTCTACTTTGCAGGGCTCAAATACTTCAAAAACGATCAAATGTAGTTCTGGCATAGATGAATTGCAATTGCATAAACTTGACTTCGATCAAGAAAGTTATCGAATCGGGGTCCAGTGGTTCCCAAAAATCTTAACCGACAACAATATAGAAGATGATAATCTGGATACAAAAGACGAGCTATCCGTATCGATTAGTTGTTATTGGGGAGAGTATGACTCGGATTCAGTTGTGAATGGTACTGCTGTTAGGAAAATCCCAGCATTTGACGAATTATTGAATTATGCACCACCAGCTTTTTCATTTACAAACGAGCAAAAGGGGCTAGTGATTGTTCAAGACGCTGTAAccttataa